One genomic window of Ralstonia pickettii includes the following:
- a CDS encoding DUF7673 family protein codes for MAKMTDAERAALERLIAHAMRDSGQSRRVADFLLAWWNPGQCGGFDITVAWGLDDEIVEDVVVVFGYAARNNHYPDTLGYGSQFEAIVREWRPELVSEEGQ; via the coding sequence ATGGCCAAGATGACGGATGCTGAACGAGCCGCCCTGGAACGCCTGATCGCACACGCGATGCGCGACAGCGGGCAGAGCCGACGTGTCGCCGACTTTCTGTTGGCATGGTGGAACCCGGGCCAATGCGGTGGGTTCGATATCACCGTGGCCTGGGGGCTCGACGACGAGATCGTGGAAGACGTGGTGGTCGTGTTTGGCTATGCCGCACGGAACAACCACTATCCGGACACCTTGGGCTATGGCTCGCAATTTGAGGCCATTGTCAGGGAGTGGCGACCGGAACTGGTATCCGAAGAAGGTCAGTGA
- a CDS encoding plasmid partition protein ParG: MSKFKIATKSSDAGKPVSRDEFVGGAAMVQSQVGNRPLKPVRVNFDLDPDEHRRLKMRAVEAGISIADLVRGLIRKEIS; the protein is encoded by the coding sequence ATGAGTAAATTCAAGATTGCCACCAAGAGTTCCGATGCCGGTAAGCCGGTGTCGAGGGACGAATTTGTCGGCGGCGCTGCGATGGTCCAGTCGCAGGTCGGAAACCGGCCCCTTAAGCCCGTGCGCGTGAACTTCGACCTGGACCCGGACGAACATCGGCGTTTGAAGATGCGAGCAGTTGAGGCGGGCATTTCCATCGCAGATCTCGTGCGTGGTCTGATCCGCAAGGAAATCAGTTAG